In Archangium violaceum, the following are encoded in one genomic region:
- a CDS encoding TIGR01777 family oxidoreductase: MKVALTGASGFIGPELVRRLLERGHTVHVLARDVKRALARLPEGVSGSFFDAATPLSPDALGGAEAVVHLAGEPVAQRWTESARQRIHDSRVVGTRLLVEAMKAAGTVRHFVSASAIGIYGDERGAEPLTESSSLGDDFLARVCRAWEAEALEADAAGIRTVVPRIGVVLHPEGGALKQMLPPFRLGVGGRMGSGRQYMSWVHRDDTLGLLLFALEQGELRGPMNVTAPEPVTNADFTQALGAALGRPTVLPVPSLALKVAFGEMSRVVLGGQRVLPRLALESGYRFQHPELPETLRSLVG; the protein is encoded by the coding sequence GTGAAGGTGGCGCTCACCGGAGCGAGCGGTTTCATCGGCCCCGAGCTGGTGCGGCGGCTGTTGGAGAGGGGCCATACGGTGCACGTGCTCGCGCGGGACGTGAAGCGCGCGCTGGCGCGGCTGCCGGAGGGAGTGAGCGGCTCCTTCTTCGACGCGGCCACGCCGCTGTCGCCGGACGCATTGGGAGGCGCCGAGGCGGTGGTGCACCTGGCGGGCGAGCCGGTGGCGCAGCGGTGGACGGAGAGCGCGCGCCAGCGCATCCACGACAGCCGGGTGGTGGGCACGCGGCTGCTGGTGGAGGCCATGAAGGCGGCGGGCACGGTGCGGCACTTCGTGTCCGCCTCGGCCATCGGCATCTACGGGGACGAGCGGGGCGCGGAGCCGCTCACGGAGAGCAGCTCGCTGGGGGACGACTTCCTCGCGCGGGTGTGCCGGGCCTGGGAGGCCGAGGCGCTGGAGGCGGACGCGGCGGGCATCCGCACGGTGGTGCCGCGCATCGGCGTGGTACTGCACCCGGAGGGCGGCGCGCTCAAGCAGATGCTGCCCCCCTTCCGCCTGGGCGTGGGCGGGCGCATGGGCTCGGGGCGGCAGTACATGAGCTGGGTGCACCGCGATGACACGCTCGGGCTGCTCCTCTTCGCGCTGGAGCAGGGGGAGCTGCGCGGGCCGATGAACGTGACGGCACCGGAGCCGGTGACGAACGCGGACTTCACCCAGGCCCTGGGAGCGGCGCTGGGGCGGCCGACCGTGCTGCCGGTGCCCTCGCTGGCGCTGAAGGTGGCGTTCGGGGAGATGTCCCGGGTGGTGCTGGGAGGCCAGCGGGTCCTGCCCCGGCTCGCGCTGGAGAGCGGCTATCGCTTCCAGCACCCCGAGCTGCCGGAGACGCTGCGCTCGCTCGTGGGGTGA
- a CDS encoding polyprenyl synthetase family protein, with amino-acid sequence MGPTPFIAAPLMPAPSVEQAWLKLVQAQVQGSLVELLELPDEAGLGIRWTEALGHVREYVLRPSRRLRPALLLAGYCLARGSAAVPAGLWRFAAGLELLHACQVIHDDVTEQAVLRRGGLAMHLLLAPGRIGQDLAVVVGDHLFARALETMLGASLPGAAQATQYCLRLCRYTAVGQYTALEREGVSPDGMSVRQALRGVRLRTMRQGFCSPLVCGAMLAGADDALRLRLARVGCNVALAWQLREELIGLFGDARGSGRSASCDFTLGRRTFPLVAACSRASPQVRQELAELWALPPEAKDDAALARARRLVEEAGGRVATERLVARASRGAVRALAALPNPNGLRELLQTLVGQLSHRMD; translated from the coding sequence ATGGGCCCCACGCCGTTCATCGCCGCGCCGCTCATGCCCGCTCCCTCGGTGGAGCAGGCGTGGCTGAAGCTGGTGCAGGCCCAGGTGCAGGGGTCCCTGGTGGAGCTGCTCGAGCTGCCCGACGAGGCCGGGTTGGGCATTCGTTGGACAGAAGCCCTGGGCCACGTCCGGGAGTACGTGTTGCGTCCCTCGCGGCGGCTGCGCCCGGCGCTGCTGCTGGCGGGCTACTGCCTGGCGCGGGGCTCGGCGGCGGTACCGGCGGGGTTGTGGCGCTTCGCCGCGGGGCTGGAGCTGCTGCACGCCTGCCAGGTCATCCACGATGACGTGACGGAGCAGGCGGTGCTGCGGCGCGGAGGCCTGGCCATGCACTTGCTCCTGGCTCCGGGCCGCATCGGGCAGGACCTGGCGGTGGTGGTGGGGGACCATCTCTTCGCTCGCGCGCTGGAGACGATGCTCGGCGCGTCGCTGCCGGGCGCGGCGCAGGCCACGCAGTACTGTCTGCGCCTGTGCCGCTACACCGCGGTGGGGCAGTACACGGCCCTGGAGCGGGAGGGTGTGTCGCCGGACGGCATGAGCGTGCGTCAGGCCCTGCGCGGGGTGCGCCTGAGGACGATGCGCCAGGGCTTCTGCTCCCCGTTGGTGTGCGGGGCGATGCTGGCCGGGGCGGACGACGCGCTGCGGCTGCGGCTGGCGCGCGTGGGCTGCAACGTGGCGCTGGCCTGGCAGCTGCGCGAGGAGCTGATCGGCCTCTTCGGAGACGCGCGGGGCTCCGGCCGGAGCGCGTCCTGCGACTTCACCCTGGGCCGGCGCACCTTCCCGCTGGTGGCGGCCTGTTCGCGCGCGAGCCCGCAGGTGCGCCAGGAGCTGGCGGAGCTGTGGGCGCTGCCTCCCGAGGCCAAGGACGACGCGGCGCTCGCGCGGGCGCGCCGGCTGGTGGAGGAGGCCGGGGGCCGGGTGGCCACGGAGCGACTGGTGGCACGGGCCTCGCGCGGTGCGGTGCGGGCGCTCGCGGCGCTGCCCAACCCCAACGGCCTGAGGGAGTTGTTGCAGACGCTCGTCGGCCAGCTGTCCCATCGGATGGACTGA
- a CDS encoding peroxiredoxin family protein produces the protein MLTIALLATSPVLATEPRAVPMDATLRGSDGKEVALSRWRGKPVILFYEDRHSTTLNGPLKDALFSRGQALGLLDAAWVVAVANLESFDFFPARGIALSHVRDEEKKWGIPILVDLKGTLGTAPWNLPTKTSSVLLMDGAGTVVYRYSGRMNERERETFFHALGTLLGRDIPKETHP, from the coding sequence ATGCTGACGATCGCCCTGTTGGCCACGAGCCCCGTGCTCGCCACCGAGCCTCGGGCGGTACCCATGGACGCAACCTTGAGGGGTTCCGATGGAAAGGAAGTGGCCCTGTCCCGTTGGCGGGGAAAACCCGTCATTCTCTTCTATGAGGATCGCCACTCCACGACACTCAACGGACCCCTCAAGGACGCCCTCTTCTCCCGGGGCCAGGCGCTCGGACTGCTGGACGCCGCCTGGGTGGTGGCGGTGGCCAACCTGGAGTCCTTCGACTTCTTCCCCGCCAGGGGCATCGCGCTCTCCCACGTGAGGGACGAGGAGAAGAAGTGGGGCATCCCCATCCTCGTGGACCTGAAGGGAACGCTCGGCACGGCCCCGTGGAACCTGCCAACGAAGACGTCCTCGGTGCTGCTGATGGATGGCGCGGGCACCGTCGTGTACCGATATTCGGGCCGCATGAACGAACGAGAGAGGGAGACGTTCTTCCACGCGCTCGGCACACTGCTGGGGCGTGACATTCCAAAGGAGACACACCCGTGA
- a CDS encoding phytoene desaturase family protein — translation MSSGKRQAVVVGAGVGGLAAAARLAHQGFDVHLFEKTDGPGGRCNRLQVDGFTWDIGPTIVLMPEVFQETFAALGRRLEDYLTLLRCDPNYRIHYRDGSAITFTSELCAMGQELERIESGSYARYLAFLAQGRTQYRTSLDHLVGRNYSGISDYFAPSVLKKIFQVRAHRRMYADVSRFFQDERLRAAMTFQTMYLGVSPFASPAVYGLLPFTELGVGVWFPKGGLYAIPLALEKVAREEGVRLHYGTPVKRILTEGSRATGVELEDGEVVKADVVLCNADLPYAYEKLLDPGVTRLKRAEKLRFTSSGYMLYLGLRRRYDGLHHHNVVFGRDYKGSFEDIFERFRVPEDPSFYVNAPAHTDPSLAPPGKDALYILVPVPHQHPGLDWKVEGPKVRAKVFQRLAELGHAELERDIEVERVFTPDDWAFTFNLARGSAFGLAQNFMQIGPFRPSNQDARVRNLFFVGASTQPGTGLPTVLISARLVVERILAWSGAVDVVKEPRGAGRGAIEEAA, via the coding sequence GTGAGCAGCGGCAAGCGACAGGCGGTGGTGGTGGGCGCGGGCGTGGGGGGACTCGCCGCGGCGGCGCGGCTGGCCCACCAGGGCTTCGACGTCCACCTCTTCGAGAAGACGGACGGCCCCGGTGGCCGCTGCAACCGGCTCCAGGTGGACGGCTTCACCTGGGACATCGGTCCCACCATCGTGCTGATGCCCGAGGTGTTCCAGGAGACGTTCGCCGCGCTCGGCCGGCGCCTCGAGGACTACCTCACGCTGCTGCGGTGCGATCCCAACTACCGCATCCACTACCGCGACGGCTCGGCCATCACCTTCACCTCCGAGCTGTGCGCCATGGGCCAGGAGCTGGAGCGGATTGAATCGGGCAGCTACGCGCGCTACCTCGCCTTCCTGGCGCAGGGCCGCACCCAGTACCGCACCAGCCTGGACCACCTGGTGGGCCGCAACTACTCGGGCATCAGCGACTACTTCGCGCCCTCGGTGCTCAAGAAGATCTTCCAGGTGCGCGCCCACCGCCGCATGTACGCGGACGTCAGCCGCTTCTTCCAGGACGAGCGGCTGCGCGCGGCGATGACCTTCCAGACGATGTACCTCGGGGTGTCGCCCTTCGCGTCGCCCGCGGTGTACGGGCTGCTGCCCTTCACCGAGCTGGGCGTGGGCGTGTGGTTCCCCAAGGGAGGGCTGTACGCCATTCCGCTCGCGCTGGAGAAGGTGGCGCGCGAGGAGGGTGTGCGACTGCACTACGGCACGCCGGTGAAGCGCATCCTCACCGAGGGCTCGCGAGCCACGGGCGTGGAGCTCGAGGACGGCGAGGTGGTGAAGGCGGACGTGGTGCTCTGTAACGCGGACCTGCCCTACGCGTACGAGAAGCTGTTGGATCCGGGCGTCACCCGGCTCAAGCGCGCGGAGAAGCTGCGCTTCACCTCCAGTGGCTACATGCTCTACCTGGGACTGCGCCGGCGCTACGACGGGTTGCACCACCACAACGTCGTCTTCGGCCGCGACTACAAGGGCTCGTTCGAGGACATCTTCGAGCGCTTCCGCGTGCCCGAGGATCCGAGCTTCTACGTGAATGCTCCGGCGCACACGGACCCGAGCCTCGCGCCCCCGGGCAAGGACGCCCTCTACATCCTCGTGCCGGTGCCCCATCAGCACCCGGGTCTGGACTGGAAGGTGGAGGGGCCGAAGGTGCGGGCCAAGGTGTTCCAGCGCCTGGCGGAGCTGGGCCACGCGGAGCTGGAGCGGGACATCGAGGTGGAGCGCGTGTTCACGCCGGACGACTGGGCGTTCACCTTCAACCTGGCCCGCGGTAGCGCGTTCGGGCTGGCTCAAAACTTTATGCAGATTGGCCCCTTCCGCCCCTCCAACCAGGATGCGCGGGTACGAAACCTGTTCTTCGTGGGGGCCTCCACACAGCCGGGTACCGGACTTCCCACGGTGCTCATCTCGGCGAGGCTGGTGGTGGAGCGTATCCTTGCCTGGTCGGGAGCGGTGGACGTGGTGAAGGAGCCCCGGGGAGCCGGGCGCGGAGCAATCGAGG